In the Peptoclostridium acidaminophilum DSM 3953 genome, one interval contains:
- the rsfS gene encoding ribosome silencing factor has translation MNDEIRSLVKTIYESIDDKLGEDIKILNLSGLSPIADYFVIATAGSDRQAKAIVKEIEDNLAKRGVFARGREGLASAAWILLDFGDIIVHIFKGEERKFYDLERIWKDAKDEKIENL, from the coding sequence ATGAATGATGAAATCAGGTCGCTTGTAAAGACTATTTACGAGTCCATAGATGACAAGCTGGGTGAAGACATAAAAATACTCAACCTGAGCGGACTTTCGCCAATTGCCGACTACTTTGTTATAGCAACTGCAGGCTCGGACAGACAGGCGAAGGCTATAGTCAAGGAGATTGAAGACAACCTTGCAAAACGAGGAGTTTTTGCAAGGGGAAGGGAAGGCCTTGCAAGCGCGGCATGGATACTCCTTGATTTTGGTGATATTATAGTTCATATATTTAAAGGTGAGGAAAGAAAATTCTATGACCTTGAACGAATATGGAAGGATGCCAAGGACGAAAAAATCGAAAATCTTTAA
- a CDS encoding aspartate kinase translates to MNIVVQKYGGSSVATPEKIKCIASTVIKRKEAGDSMVVVVSAMGKSTDQLIALAKSISEKPSKRELDALISTGEMVSSSLLSMAIQEMGHDAVSLNAYQIAIKTDGTYGKSIIQSIDDSVIKKHLEEGRIVVVAGFQGISESYDLTTLGRGGSDTTAVAIAARVGGVCEIYTDVEGIYSLDPRLYSEAKKLEEISYEEMVELSVLGAKVMHSRSVELAQKYNIPIYVGMSCSDTKGTYIREVKNMENKPITGIAVSDADVAVTLENIDFDINLLADIFESIANKKINIDIISQTAPLHGKVNLSFTIPAEELDECINTVSKFASKEDIIVDEDITKFSVVGIGMKTTSGVASKIFKIFKENSVQVKMITTSEIKITCAIKREDKSKAVEIIAREFNL, encoded by the coding sequence ATGAATATTGTTGTTCAAAAGTACGGGGGAAGTTCGGTTGCTACGCCAGAAAAAATAAAATGCATAGCATCGACTGTTATCAAGCGCAAGGAAGCCGGAGATTCTATGGTTGTTGTAGTCTCCGCAATGGGTAAAAGTACAGACCAGCTTATAGCACTTGCAAAGAGCATAAGCGAAAAGCCAAGCAAGAGGGAGCTTGACGCGCTTATATCCACAGGAGAGATGGTTTCGAGCTCGCTGCTTTCAATGGCGATACAGGAAATGGGCCATGACGCGGTATCTCTGAATGCATACCAGATAGCCATAAAGACAGACGGGACATACGGCAAATCAATAATACAGAGCATAGATGACAGCGTCATAAAAAAACATCTTGAGGAAGGAAGGATTGTTGTAGTCGCGGGATTCCAGGGGATATCCGAATCATACGACCTGACAACTCTTGGCAGGGGCGGATCGGATACGACAGCAGTGGCAATCGCTGCAAGAGTGGGAGGCGTATGCGAGATATACACCGATGTGGAAGGCATATACTCACTAGACCCAAGGCTTTACAGTGAAGCCAAGAAGCTCGAAGAGATAAGCTATGAGGAGATGGTGGAGCTTTCAGTTCTGGGAGCCAAGGTAATGCATTCAAGGTCGGTTGAGCTGGCACAAAAGTACAACATACCAATATACGTGGGCATGAGCTGCAGCGATACTAAGGGAACATACATTAGGGAGGTTAAAAACATGGAAAACAAGCCTATAACAGGAATAGCAGTATCTGACGCCGATGTGGCGGTTACTCTGGAAAATATAGATTTTGACATAAATCTGCTGGCTGACATATTCGAATCTATAGCCAACAAGAAAATAAACATAGACATAATAAGCCAGACAGCCCCGCTTCATGGAAAAGTGAACCTGTCGTTTACAATACCTGCCGAGGAGTTGGACGAGTGCATAAATACAGTGTCGAAGTTTGCTTCAAAGGAAGATATAATAGTTGATGAGGACATCACCAAGTTCTCGGTTGTCGGGATAGGCATGAAGACAACTTCGGGGGTGGCTTCGAAGATATTCAAGATATTCAAGGAAAACAGCGTTCAGGTTAAGATGATTACAACATCTGAAATAAAGATAACATGCGCTATAAAGAGGGAAGACAAGAGCAAGGCAGTGGAAATAATAGCCAGGGAATTCAATCTTTAA
- a CDS encoding DUF554 domain-containing protein, with protein MIGTLVNVAAIVAGSFAGIMIRGMNTEKFSDTVIKGIALCVVLIGISGALEEANLLLVIFSIVIGGVIGEVIDIDHKLIRFGERLEELFKGRGGKVAEGFVSCTLIYCVGAMAIVGALESGLKGDHSTLFAKSVLDGVSAIIFASTMGIGVMISAISVLIYQGAITLGAGFLKGILTQQVISDMSVVGSLLILGIGLNILGVSKIKIANLLPAILVPVAYHLIMGMI; from the coding sequence ATGATTGGAACACTAGTCAATGTGGCTGCGATAGTTGCGGGCAGTTTTGCCGGGATAATGATAAGGGGAATGAACACAGAAAAGTTCAGCGACACTGTAATAAAGGGGATAGCGCTGTGCGTAGTCCTCATCGGAATTAGCGGAGCTCTCGAGGAAGCCAACCTGCTGCTTGTTATATTCTCCATAGTCATAGGCGGTGTAATTGGCGAAGTAATAGATATAGACCATAAGCTGATAAGGTTTGGGGAACGCCTCGAGGAACTCTTCAAGGGAAGAGGCGGCAAGGTTGCGGAAGGCTTTGTAAGCTGCACGCTAATATACTGCGTTGGAGCGATGGCGATAGTGGGGGCGCTAGAAAGCGGGCTCAAGGGCGACCACAGCACGCTGTTTGCAAAATCAGTTCTGGATGGTGTGTCTGCCATAATATTCGCATCCACAATGGGCATAGGAGTGATGATATCGGCCATTTCAGTGCTAATATACCAGGGCGCGATAACTCTCGGGGCCGGATTTCTCAAGGGCATACTAACGCAGCAGGTAATATCCGATATGAGCGTTGTGGGAAGCTTGCTCATATTGGGGATAGGCCTTAACATACTCGGTGTCAGCAAGATAAAGATTGCAAATCTTCTGCCGGCTATACTCGTGCCTGTTGCATACCATCTTATCATGGGAATGATATGA
- the sdaAA gene encoding L-serine ammonia-lyase, iron-sulfur-dependent, subunit alpha, protein MNFKSGRELLEKCTENGIGIAEACIVREMELYGRSREEIIADMDKSYRIMRKAVERGVTEDLVSMGGLIGGEAKKLKTRRESTAPVCGSIVSKAMGAAMGVMEVNASMGLIVAAPTAGSCGILPGALITAADEFGKSDEEIVNALFTAAAIGIIITRNATVSGAEGGCQAETGAAAGMAAAGIVELMGGTPEQALDAAAICLKNIMGLICDPIAGLVEAPCQKRNAIGVANALISSELVLAGIGSIVPFDEVVQSMYEVGKRLPMEFRETALGGVASSPTGCTLCSRIFK, encoded by the coding sequence TTGAATTTTAAATCTGGAAGAGAATTACTTGAGAAGTGTACAGAAAATGGCATAGGCATAGCCGAGGCATGCATAGTTAGGGAAATGGAGCTATACGGAAGAAGCAGGGAAGAAATAATAGCTGACATGGATAAAAGCTACAGGATCATGAGAAAGGCAGTAGAAAGAGGAGTTACGGAAGATCTTGTTTCTATGGGAGGCCTTATAGGCGGCGAGGCTAAAAAGCTAAAAACAAGAAGAGAAAGCACTGCGCCAGTCTGTGGCTCAATTGTATCAAAAGCAATGGGAGCGGCGATGGGAGTGATGGAAGTAAACGCTTCAATGGGTCTTATAGTGGCGGCACCAACAGCGGGCTCGTGCGGAATACTTCCGGGGGCTCTTATAACGGCAGCCGACGAGTTTGGCAAGAGCGACGAAGAAATAGTAAATGCGCTCTTCACAGCAGCTGCCATAGGAATAATAATAACTAGAAATGCAACTGTTTCTGGCGCTGAAGGCGGATGCCAGGCTGAAACAGGAGCTGCTGCGGGAATGGCTGCAGCCGGAATAGTCGAGCTTATGGGAGGCACTCCGGAGCAGGCGCTTGACGCAGCTGCAATATGCCTCAAGAACATAATGGGTTTGATATGTGATCCTATAGCTGGACTTGTAGAGGCTCCATGCCAGAAGAGGAATGCAATAGGCGTTGCAAATGCGCTTATAAGCTCGGAGCTTGTGCTTGCGGGAATAGGCAGCATAGTGCCCTTTGATGAAGTGGTGCAGTCCATGTATGAGGTGGGCAAAAGATTGCCTATGGAATTCAGGGAAACAGCGCTTGGCGGCGTTGCAAGCTCTCCTACGGGATGCACGCTTTGCAGCAGGATATTTAAATAA
- the leuS gene encoding leucine--tRNA ligase — protein sequence MSTYNFSSIEKKWQKIWDETEAFKTVENEKPKYYVLEMFPYPSGKIHMGHVRNYSIGDVVARFLKMNGYNVLHPMGWDAFGLPAENAAIKHGFHPYKWTMENMDEMRTQLKLLGLSYDWDREIGTCHPDYYKWTQHIFLKFFEKGLAYKKKYPVNWCPSCETVLANEQVVGGECERCSSVVVKRDLEQWYLKITDYAEELLADLDKLDGWPDKVKTMQKNWIGKSIGAEADFPIEGFDKSMKIFTTRPDTIYGVTCMVLAPEHEYVDQLVAGTKYEEPVKEFKLKMQLMSEIERTSNEAEKEGVFIGRYAINPVNGAKVPIYIANYVLADYGTGAIMVVPAHDERDREFATKYGIDIIDVIDEDGKTINSAEFSGLDYKEAGERITARLEEMGIGNKTVNFRLRDWLISRQRYWGCPIPVVYCDKCGIVPVTEASLPVMLPTDVVFSGKGESPLTTSEEFMYTECPCCGGKAKRETDTMDTFIDSSWYFLRFIDPKNENLPFDKQLVQNWMPVDQYIGGVEHAILHLLYSRFFVKALRDCGMLGFDEPFKNLLTQGMVLKDGSKMSKSKGNVVSPIEIIEKYGADTARLFILFAAPPERDLEWSDQAVEGCYRFINRVWRLASDIFEMDGAAASSEFTKEDKQMSYALNAAIKKVTDDVSGRFNFNTAISALMELINEMYKYKDLPGRKPELLKSSLDSLVLMIAPFIPHAAEELWEMSGKQGSVHEQAWPSYDENALIKDEVEVVIQINGKVRGKMSIPSGVSKEEMEKLALDDGRIKELVDGKSIAKLIVVPGKLVNIVVK from the coding sequence ATGTCAACATACAATTTTAGCAGCATAGAAAAGAAATGGCAGAAAATATGGGATGAAACTGAAGCCTTTAAAACAGTTGAAAATGAAAAGCCTAAGTACTACGTGCTTGAAATGTTTCCTTACCCTTCGGGCAAGATTCACATGGGTCACGTAAGGAACTATTCTATAGGCGATGTAGTTGCAAGATTCCTTAAAATGAACGGATATAATGTGCTCCACCCTATGGGCTGGGATGCTTTCGGACTGCCTGCTGAAAATGCGGCAATAAAGCATGGATTTCACCCTTACAAGTGGACTATGGAGAACATGGATGAAATGAGAACACAGCTGAAGCTGCTAGGCCTTAGCTATGACTGGGACAGAGAGATAGGCACATGCCATCCCGACTACTACAAGTGGACGCAGCATATTTTCCTCAAGTTCTTCGAAAAAGGTCTTGCGTACAAGAAGAAATATCCTGTGAACTGGTGCCCTTCGTGCGAGACGGTGCTTGCCAACGAGCAGGTTGTAGGCGGAGAATGTGAAAGATGCTCATCTGTTGTTGTCAAAAGAGACTTGGAGCAGTGGTATCTTAAGATTACCGACTACGCTGAGGAGCTGCTTGCAGATCTTGACAAGCTTGACGGCTGGCCTGACAAGGTAAAGACTATGCAGAAAAACTGGATAGGCAAGAGCATAGGCGCCGAGGCTGACTTCCCGATAGAAGGCTTCGACAAGAGCATGAAGATATTCACAACCAGGCCGGACACCATATACGGCGTTACCTGCATGGTGCTTGCTCCTGAGCATGAATATGTGGACCAGCTTGTTGCGGGTACAAAGTACGAGGAGCCGGTGAAAGAGTTCAAGCTTAAAATGCAGCTCATGAGCGAGATAGAGAGAACCTCAAACGAAGCCGAAAAAGAGGGCGTTTTCATAGGCAGATATGCCATAAACCCTGTAAACGGAGCCAAGGTGCCTATATACATAGCCAACTACGTGCTTGCCGATTACGGAACAGGCGCCATAATGGTTGTGCCTGCGCACGACGAGCGGGACAGGGAATTCGCAACTAAATACGGAATAGATATAATAGATGTAATAGACGAAGACGGCAAAACCATAAACTCGGCAGAGTTCAGCGGACTAGACTACAAGGAGGCTGGAGAGAGGATTACAGCCAGGCTGGAAGAAATGGGCATAGGCAATAAGACTGTAAACTTCAGACTCAGAGACTGGCTGATATCAAGGCAAAGATACTGGGGCTGCCCTATACCTGTTGTATACTGCGACAAATGCGGCATAGTGCCAGTGACGGAAGCGAGCCTGCCTGTGATGCTGCCAACAGACGTAGTATTCAGCGGCAAGGGCGAATCTCCGCTTACAACCTCAGAGGAGTTCATGTATACTGAATGTCCTTGCTGCGGCGGAAAGGCGAAGAGGGAAACCGACACAATGGATACCTTCATAGATTCATCGTGGTATTTCCTGAGATTTATAGATCCTAAGAATGAGAACCTGCCTTTTGACAAGCAGCTGGTTCAAAACTGGATGCCGGTAGACCAGTATATAGGAGGAGTAGAGCACGCAATACTTCACCTTCTGTACTCGAGATTTTTTGTAAAGGCGCTCAGGGACTGCGGAATGCTCGGTTTTGACGAACCGTTCAAAAACCTGCTTACTCAGGGCATGGTACTTAAGGATGGCTCAAAGATGTCTAAATCCAAGGGCAATGTTGTAAGCCCTATAGAGATAATCGAAAAATACGGCGCAGACACTGCAAGGCTCTTCATATTGTTCGCGGCTCCGCCTGAGAGGGATCTTGAGTGGTCAGACCAGGCTGTTGAAGGCTGCTACAGATTTATAAACAGGGTATGGAGGCTTGCCAGCGATATATTTGAAATGGACGGCGCAGCCGCTTCATCTGAATTTACAAAGGAAGACAAGCAGATGAGCTACGCGCTTAACGCAGCCATAAAGAAAGTCACAGACGACGTTTCGGGAAGATTCAACTTCAACACTGCAATATCTGCGCTTATGGAGCTAATCAACGAGATGTACAAGTACAAGGACCTTCCAGGCAGAAAGCCGGAGCTTCTCAAATCATCACTTGATAGCCTTGTTCTTATGATAGCGCCATTCATACCTCACGCGGCAGAAGAGCTGTGGGAGATGAGCGGCAAGCAGGGAAGCGTTCATGAGCAGGCATGGCCTTCATATGATGAAAATGCGCTCATAAAGGATGAGGTTGAGGTGGTAATACAAATAAACGGCAAGGTTAGAGGCAAGATGAGCATACCGTCGGGAGTCTCAAAGGAAGAGATGGAAAAGCTTGCATTGGATGACGGCAGAATTAAGGAGCTTGTGGATGGAAAGAGCATAGCAAAGCTCATAGTTGTGCCAGGAAAGCTTGTTAACATAGTCGTGAAATAG
- the lysA gene encoding diaminopimelate decarboxylase codes for MITFGNYSVEGNSLCLQGRKLSDMAREYGTPLYVYDEDYIRDNARRFKNSFERGKNIVTYAGKAFLTLEICRIMNQEGLSLDVVSSGELYTAFKAGFPMERVLFHGNNKTREEIELGVELGIGRFVADNFRELSLIDEISRSKGRVSSVILRITPGIDAHTHDYIKTGMIDSKFGFSIVEKQYIEAAKMAMQLENIDLKGIHCHIGSQIFDLDPFYDAGGVMLGLYKEIMDETGAKLEELDLGGGFGCYYIDGDNPLEIEEYVETILKSAAENAARLGIKEPRLIIEPGRSMVNNSCVTLYTVGAIKEIPGVKKYVAVDGGMADNIRPALYQAQYDAVLADRVDDEKVETVAIAGKSCESGDILINEIKMPLIEEDEILAVLYTGAYGYSMASNYNLIRKPAVVFVSKEGVKVAVRRQTYDDMLREQV; via the coding sequence ATGATAACTTTTGGAAATTATAGCGTAGAAGGCAACAGTCTCTGCCTGCAGGGCAGAAAGCTTTCTGACATGGCGAGGGAATACGGCACGCCTTTATATGTATACGACGAGGACTATATAAGGGACAATGCAAGAAGATTCAAAAACAGCTTCGAAAGGGGCAAGAACATTGTAACTTATGCCGGCAAGGCCTTTTTGACTCTTGAAATATGCAGGATCATGAATCAGGAAGGGCTTTCTCTGGACGTGGTGTCGTCTGGAGAACTTTACACAGCTTTTAAGGCAGGTTTCCCCATGGAGAGGGTTCTTTTCCACGGGAACAACAAGACCAGGGAAGAGATTGAACTGGGCGTTGAGCTTGGAATAGGCAGATTTGTGGCCGACAATTTCAGGGAGCTCAGCCTGATAGACGAAATTTCAAGGAGCAAGGGCAGGGTTTCAAGCGTTATACTGCGCATAACTCCGGGAATAGATGCACATACTCATGATTATATAAAAACAGGCATGATTGATTCTAAATTCGGATTCTCGATAGTTGAAAAGCAATACATCGAGGCGGCAAAAATGGCGATGCAGCTCGAAAACATCGACCTCAAGGGGATACACTGCCACATCGGCTCGCAGATATTCGACCTGGATCCTTTCTATGATGCCGGAGGGGTCATGCTTGGACTCTACAAGGAGATAATGGATGAAACCGGGGCTAAGCTTGAGGAACTAGACCTGGGAGGCGGCTTTGGCTGCTACTATATTGACGGCGACAATCCCCTTGAAATAGAGGAGTACGTTGAAACAATACTTAAATCGGCCGCTGAAAACGCCGCCAGACTCGGAATAAAGGAGCCAAGGCTTATTATAGAGCCGGGCAGGTCTATGGTCAACAATTCCTGTGTGACGCTATATACTGTAGGAGCGATAAAAGAAATTCCGGGAGTGAAAAAGTATGTTGCAGTAGACGGCGGAATGGCTGACAACATAAGACCGGCGCTTTACCAGGCGCAGTATGACGCTGTGCTTGCAGACAGGGTAGACGATGAAAAAGTTGAAACTGTTGCGATAGCTGGTAAAAGCTGCGAGAGCGGAGACATACTGATAAATGAAATTAAAATGCCTCTTATAGAAGAGGATGAGATACTCGCTGTGCTTTATACAGGAGCCTACGGCTATTCAATGGCCAGCAACTATAACCTTATAAGAAAGCCTGCTGTGGTTTTCGTTTCCAAAGAAGGCGTCAAGGTTGCAGTCAGAAGACAGACATACGACGATATGCTAAGAGAACAAGTATAA
- a CDS encoding RidA family protein — MSKEFISTVKAPAAVGPYSQAVKAGNMVFVSGQIPFVPETMELVSEDVQEQTARSLENVVAILEAAGASIKDVVKVSVFIKDMNDFGKINEVYEKYFGDHKPARACVEVARLPKDVKVEIEAIAVVD; from the coding sequence ATGAGTAAAGAATTCATAAGCACAGTGAAGGCACCTGCAGCAGTAGGCCCATATTCTCAGGCTGTTAAGGCGGGAAACATGGTGTTCGTATCGGGGCAAATCCCGTTTGTTCCGGAAACTATGGAGCTTGTTTCGGAAGATGTACAGGAGCAGACGGCAAGATCTCTTGAAAACGTTGTAGCTATACTTGAAGCTGCCGGAGCTTCAATAAAGGATGTTGTGAAGGTTTCTGTTTTCATAAAGGACATGAATGATTTCGGTAAAATAAATGAAGTGTATGAGAAGTATTTTGGCGACCATAAGCCTGCAAGAGCGTGCGTTGAAGTTGCAAGGCTCCCTAAGGATGTAAAGGTTGAAATAGAAGCAATAGCTGTTGTTGACTAG
- the sdaAB gene encoding L-serine ammonia-lyase, iron-sulfur-dependent subunit beta, which translates to MKNYSVFDVIGPRMIGPSSSHTAGAARIALAARKVAHEKIKSVKFYLHGSFAQTYKGHGTDKALVGGFMGFATDDERIRNSFEIARENGLEFEFIPTNLGEEFHPNTVKVVMTKYDGSTLEVIGESIGGGNIKIVGINGLELEFTGSFSTLIVKQWDKPGAAAHITSCVAKNDINIAFMRIYREEKGENAFTIIEADNDIPDAVVADIKSDKAIIQDAFIIRL; encoded by the coding sequence ATGAAAAATTATAGTGTATTCGATGTAATAGGACCAAGAATGATAGGTCCTTCAAGCTCGCATACTGCGGGAGCCGCAAGGATAGCTCTGGCAGCTCGAAAAGTAGCGCATGAAAAAATTAAAAGCGTAAAATTTTATCTTCACGGTTCATTTGCACAGACATACAAGGGACACGGCACTGACAAGGCTCTTGTGGGTGGTTTCATGGGATTTGCCACTGATGATGAGCGCATAAGAAATTCTTTTGAAATTGCCAGGGAAAACGGACTTGAATTTGAATTCATTCCCACAAACCTGGGCGAGGAGTTCCACCCCAATACAGTTAAGGTCGTAATGACTAAATACGATGGCTCTACTCTCGAAGTAATAGGAGAGTCGATTGGCGGGGGCAACATAAAGATAGTAGGCATAAACGGACTGGAGCTTGAATTTACAGGATCGTTCTCAACTTTGATAGTAAAGCAATGGGACAAGCCGGGAGCGGCAGCGCATATAACAAGCTGTGTTGCAAAAAACGACATTAACATAGCCTTCATGAGGATTTACAGAGAAGAAAAAGGCGAAAACGCATTCACAATAATAGAAGCGGACAATGACATACCTGATGCGGTTGTAGCGGACATCAAATCGGATAAGGCTATTATTCAGGATGCATTCATAATAAGGCTTTAA